From Zonotrichia leucophrys gambelii isolate GWCS_2022_RI chromosome 19, RI_Zleu_2.0, whole genome shotgun sequence:
CGTGGCAGTCTCTTCCagtgcccctgggatgggatcagcTGGGCTTACTCCAAAATCACTGCCTTTGGGGCTTGGAAAACAACCCTGCGCTTGAGTTTGTGACCTGCGTTAAACACCTCGGCAGctaatccccatttttccttgcGCTGGGTAATAAACAGCTGCATTAGCACAGACTCCAATCCGCggaaattgaaattaattagATTGGATTCTCTCGCTGTATTTGTGTGTGCGATCATTACCATAATGAGATGAAAGCGTCCCTGCTGCTTAATAACGTTAGCAAactttggggctgggagaggggacgGGATGGCGGCGCGTGCCGGGTGGAGACGCAGGGCACCAGCAGCCTCCACCGTGGGGCAGGACCCCACATGGATGGGATCACTCAGCTCTGGGCCCCCCAAAAGGGCAATGGGGATCCCTCCCACAACAAACACATCCAAGTTGggcagccccatcctgctggaGACACCTCAGCCAAGTACAAGCTGGTGAGGTGCCCAAATCCCTGCTAAAATGGTAATGCCACTTCGCCAGGGGCGTGTCACCCATGTCCCCCCCACTGCCAGCGCACTGTCCCCACCTCCGTTGCTTCTTCTCCAGGTCATGGTTgcgtccctgctgtccctcaagGTGCAGCTTGGTGTCCTGCAGCTCGGCAGCCAGGCGCTGGCACTTcttcttcagctgctgcagcgcCCGCTGGCTCTCCTCGCTGTCCGCCTGCAGGTCCGCCAGCTGCGGGCAGAGGTGGGCAGGCAGTGAGGGCTCTGGGGTGCCaccatgtccctgctgtcccagccatgcTGAGGGGAGTCCCCAGAGCCGGGCCCCCACTCACCTTGCGCTCCAGCTGTCTcttgccctgctgctccacctCCAGCttgtcctccagctcctgctgcagccgtTTCTTGGTGAAGTCGATCTCCCGCACCGCTCGCTCGTATTTCAGCCGCCATTCGCCACCTGTGTGGGGAAATGTGGTCACcaaggggctgtgggggtggcacagggagaagGGGACACGGCAGggtgtgccagcagccagcactggagGGAGGACATACCTGAATCATCATCGTCGAGCTCCCCATTGAGCTCAGCCGCCCGGATGAGCCGAGCCTCCATCACCTCCATCTCCATCGACTCCATCTGCTTCTTCAGGGCATCGTACTTGgcctgggaggggacatggcCGTGGTGAGCATTTGAGGGGGACAGGAGACACtgtgaggctggggaggggcacCCTTACCTGCAGGTCCTTCATCTCCTTCTCAGCCCGCAGCCTCTCAGCCGTCTCAGCGTCCAGCAGCTGGGAGGCCGACTCGCCGGTGTTGCGCTCGTCCGTCAGCTCCGATGTCAGTTCTGTGatctgggggtgccagggggaaTGGGACCAtgggctgagccaggctggcacggcaccaaaccccatcccagcagcagcaaagaccTACCCTGCTCTCCAGGCGGTCGCTGTTGAGCCGCAGCTCGTTGCGCTCCTTCTCCACCTTCTCAAGTTTGCTCTTCAGCTGCTGGATCTCTTCCTGCAACAGAGCGGGCGGTGAGGGAGGGGGCAGGCGCAGGCAAGAGGCTGGCGGGTAGGAGGCTGGCAGCTCTTtgcccctccccagcacccccctCAGCACAGGATGAGCAGGGTgggggctccctggggctgctctcccctgccaagggctgggcagggacttTCCCCAACCCGCTCCGCCGTGTGCCGACTCCAACCCCATAAATGGTGTCGAAATGCCAGGCAGTCCCAGAAAAGCTGCACAGGGGTACCCACATCCCCCGCGAGAGGAGGTGGGAGCAAATCCACACATCAGCAGCTTGCTGAAGGGTTTGGGTGCAGCCAGCCcaggtggggagggagggggccTGCCAGAATGCCCAGGGGCCAccaggcagtgctgtggaagCATGTCTGGCTGCTAACATcctcctctctcttcctctggtcccagcacaggctgggggtgcaggaggcgcccctgcccaggtgcccccagccaggtgcctgtccccagcaggtcGGGGTGAAAGCtgagccaggcagcagctcgTGCTCGCCGGGTGCACCAGTGTCTGGTTGCCAGTGCGAGCGGAGCCCCCGCATTTGCCTCTCGGCGCACGGTTTCATTTCCATTCTCCACGCTTGTAATTGGGCTCAAGCAACAGCCGGCTCTCGGGATGCTAATGACATGCTGATTCGCAAATTAGGGAGCAATTCGAGCCTGGCGCGGGCAGACGTGGTCCTGCATCTCACCCCATCACGGGCTCCCACATCCCAACCCACCATGGGATCTTGTATCCTAATCCACCACAGGATCCTGCATCCCACCCTTCCCTGGGCTTTGCTTCCCGCCCCACTTCAGGATCCTGCATCCCACCCCACCATTAGGCTCTGCATGTGACGCCACCATGGGGTCCTGCATCCCACCCCAGGGCCAATGCTGCCCtaagccctccctgccccatccaGAACCCCCAGCACGGATACCCACGTCTTTGCCACGGATCTGGTCCTCGGTGAGCTGCACCTCGATGAGGGGCCGCACGGTGGTGAAGAGCTTCCACCAGGGCCAATCCTTCACCcctttgttcttcttgatgtTCTTCTGCACGCACCGGATGGCCAAATCCTGGATCTGTGCAGGGCACGGGGTCAGCACGGGGTATGGGGTCAGTACAGGGCCACCAGCAGGGCAAAGCGGAGTGTGTGGGTGCTCAGCACCCCTGCCAGCACCCCAGCATGCTTCCCTTCATCAGCATTTGGGCTAATTGCACCAGCAAATCTGCTGTTTGatcctctccagcccctctaAGTGCTAATCCCAGGAAGATGAGGCACTGCAAGATGCCTGTTTTACACCTTCTCTAATGATAAAAGTAGGAGCTGAAGCGTGGCTTCATCCTTCGGCGGCGAtgcccagcagcctccctgccGGTTCCCCCTGGCCCCCCGGTTCCCCCTGGCCCCCCACGGCTCCGGGGGAggcgggaggaggaggtgctggcCCAGGAGGCGCAGAAAGGCTGCACTGCCCATTTTAGGCGAAATTGTGCAGCAGAGCGGGGAGGGGAGAGCCGCTGGGACGAACCTTTCTCTTCTTGAAGTGCTGCCGTGCCAGGAAGCCCCTGCACGCTGCCTGGAAAAGGGTGATGTTCCTGCTGGTCTGCGTGTCCcgctgctcctccagcctggccagcgATCCAGCCCGGAAAAACACCtgtgggaggggagcaggacagCGATGGGTGCCGGCATCCCTCCGGCCACACTGTGCCACCCTCCCGCCGGTGGGGATGTGTCTCTCCCCTCCACAGCCGCTGGTCCTGTCCCATTGTGGGGTTTTATTCCCCAGGCATGAGGAATGCCGTGGGTGGGAGTGAACAGTGCTGCCCTTTTGCTGTCCCACCGTGCCATGAcgcacagccctgcccacaccCACACCCGGTGGTGTCGGGCACCATACCCGGCTCAAGCCCATGTGGTAGCTGCTCTTCTCCAGGTCCAGCGATTCCAGGAGCTCCTccactgcctgcagggagggaaaggtgTCAGGGCCAGGCCCTTTGAGGTGCAGGGGACCCTGGACCACAGCAGTGACTCTGACATGGGGCACGTACCCGCTTCTCATCCACCACGATGTAGTTGCGCCCGTGCTTTTTGGTCAGGTGTGGGGCCAGGACATCAAAGCGCCGCCTGAACTCCGCAAACACCATGTGGTCAGGGTAACCTGGGGAAGCAAGGGAGAGTGGGGCTGTGTGGATGCCCAGGGGAtggccagggacagccccacgTGCCCTGACATGCTGGGGCTCATGTTTTGGGAGAGCTGACAGGGTTGCCCTACGTGACACAAGCTCCCCATGGGGTCAGGCATAGCTGGAATGCCCTCAGCCTCCCCATGAAGCTTTCCTTGGCTGCATCCTCCAGCAGTTTTGGCTGGGATCTGAGGAGAAAGCGGCCAGATCCCTCCTCGGGGGGAGAACAGCGACATGCGTTGCCTGTGCAAGTTCTGCTCTGGCTCCACTCTGAGCCACAGCCAACTCCTGCATCAGGCTCCAGCACTGAGCCTCCATATCTTAATTAACGATGAGGTATTGATGGGAACATTGACCCCGGCACGGGCGGCTGGCCATGGCCATTGATCCAGGAGGTGTGCAGGTGGCATTGATTTCCAATCATGGCAGGAAGGGTTCGGCCTCCAAGCGATAAACCCTCGGCCGGGTGGCTGGCCAGCCAATGTATCGATAAATGctttgctgagcacagcccagaggcTCTCGTTCCAGCGGGACAGGGGCTGGATGCCAATGGGATTGCTGCCAGGAACCAGCGGCACCAGGGGAGACACCCAATTAAGGCCATGCCTGTCCCCAGTGCAGATAACAGCCCAGCAGGGGAGGGGGAACAGGGACGGGACCACCCTGGGGAGAGGCTCCAGAGTTCAGAGCAAGGGCACATGCTGAAGGGACTCCTGGGGGTCTCTGGCTCTCCAGTGAGAAGGCGCAGCTGGGGCCTCCACGccctggtgctggtggcagggctCACCTTGGCGGTACATGCGGAGGGCGTCGAGCAGGCGGGAGCCGCGGAGCTGCGCGCGCAGCAGGGGCACGTCCAGCTGCATCAGCCCGGCCTCGCAGTGCTCTGCCGGCAGCTCCAGCTCACTGCTGCTCACCCGCCGGCACAGCACGGCCTGGGGGTCCCCACCAGCCCCCGCCTTGGGCAGGAAGCAGTGCACAAAGTGCAGCTTGGACTTCTTGATGCTGTCGATGAGGGCGTCCTGCGGGTGCGGCAGAGCGGGGTGAGCGGTGACCTGCGGCAGTGCCCCAGCCAGGTGCCCCAGCCAGATGTGGGGATCCCCCTTGGTACCCCCTCACTCACCACTTGCAGCTTGATCTGGATGCAGAGGGATTTCTTCTTGACGGCGGCCACGCCGGTGGTGAAGGTCTTGCGCATGCTGGTGGCGCGGCGCAGGGCCAGCTGGGAGCCGCCCTCCAGCCCCGCCACCGAGCCCGACAGCACGAGCGCCGAGCCGCCGCGCCCCGCAAACAGGCTGCTGATCACCTTCCTGCAGGGCACGGAGGGCACGTCACCCCCAGGGTCACCTCTGCCCCCTGCCACGCTCCCACCCCAGGGCCCTGCTCACTTCTGGgactcctgcagcagggaagaggCGTTTTGGGAGGCCGGGTTGTGCTTGACGTAGTTGAGCCATCCCGTAGCGTCGTACTCCACCCAGTTGGTCCCCGAGCTGTGTCCCAGGAGGAAGTGTCGGGGTTTGTCACTGGGGAGCAGCGGGttgtgccctgcagggaaacacagcaccagtgggcacagccctggggaccaGTGTTTCACTGGGGCATGTcacagaaccccaaaatggctggggttggaaggcaccctaaagatcatctcattccaactccctgccatgggcagggacatcttccactggaGAGCTTGTTTCTGGTCTAGTGGACACATCCTCATGGTTCCAGGCCCCTCTCCATACCTTCTTTACCCCCTTCCTGGGGGCCGTAGTAGGAGAAGAGCCGCTCCAGCAAGGTGTCCTCGTTGCCCCCCGGCTGCAgagcctcctcctccagaagCCACAGCAGCCCCCGCGCCTCGTCCGTGCGGGCCAGAGACCGGACCTGCAGGGTCACCACGCTGGCAGCCACCCCAGCACACCAGggtcccccagggcagggacacggggTGACACAGGGCACCAAGGCCACCCAGGGAGCACACAACGTTACACCGTGGGAGAGGGCTCCTGATTAGTGAAGACCCAGAAGGGAAAGGGTCCATATGGGACACTCTGGCAGCACATCTCACTGAGGTGGGAAATGCAGCGCTGGGCTGAaacccagcacagggatggtgccagcagcctcctccagcagggACTGGAAGACCCCAGGGACTGGAGAACCTTGGGGACCCATGGACACTAGGAACCTGAGCACCTTGGGGACCAGAGCACTTTGAAACCTGGAACACCCCAGAAATATCCAGGCCCCCTGCCTAAGATGTGGGGTGCACACACACTTGCACCCATGCTCTCATGGCCATCagcccctttccttcccctctacCACCAAAAGGCCAAAAAGGTGCCCATCTGCTGCCATGATGTGGCTGGAAGGAAGAGTGAAAAGTGCTTACCAGTGCCTGGTGTGAGGACTGGTCCACAGCAGCTATggagccagaggagctgggctcagcatcAGCCAGGGCGAGCTCTATGTTCTCCTGGTGAGGGGGAACAGAGCAACAGAGGCAGGTGAGCACCCACACTGCAGAGTAGCAGTGAGAGGGAGCGTGAGCCCATCAGGGTGCTGGTCTTGATGGGGTTTAGAGTGATGCAGAGTGCTaactccaccacctcccagcccagccctcctgtgctgtgctccagcagcccctggacaCTGAGCTTTGGTTGCACTGGTCCACAATGACCACTGCATCAGAAATCAGGGGGGACACATAGGAGATGTTCACGTGGCTATGGGAGGGCAGGAGTGGAGGAGGCCATGgcagccctggtgtccctggtaCCTCCTTGTATCGCTCCAGCTCGCGGGCGAAGGTGCGCTGgtggaagagctgctgcaggcgcTCCTGGGCGTAGTTGTGGCACAGCTCCTCAAAGGTGGCACCCCGGCTTTGCCCTGCCAGCTTGGGGTTCTGTGCCCCAGGGGTGTCCACCACTGTCACGGAGCACACTGAGTGCTGGCTCGACTTCAGCGCCCTGGggggagcacagagggacacagtggggtcagtgggcacagccaggcaccCCCACTCTCCTGCTGGCCCCCCAGCACGTACCTGTTGAGGAGGGAGATGAGGAGTGTGAAGAGCTCAGAGTACAAGCCAGCTGCCATGCCCTCCAGGCACTCCAGCGCCGTCAGCTTGGGACCTGCCCAAAGCAAGcctgagtgtccccaacccGGCATCCCTTGGGGACACCCGCTGTCCCCACCACACCTCACCCTACCTGTGCCGCTGTCCCCCAGGGGAGACTCGTCGGGGCCCTGGCGGAAGGAGGTGGAGCGCTGCAGGGTGCCCTTGGGCTGGTGCTTGAAGATGGCAGAGGagagctcctccaggctgcagcccagcaggtaGGCGGCTTTCTGAGCCCACTCGTGCCGTGCAAACTGCTTCCTCCCAGCTGAAGGGTGGAGAAAGGGGGTTCAGGGCCAGGAAGGGCACCCCTAAAAATGGGGAGCATTTCCAAACAGGCCTGGGAGGATCTTAGGGACCCACAGAGTAGGTTAGGGATGATGGGAGCACCCGTTTTGGGGTTTGAGGAGACAGAGATGTTTGGGGTCTAAGAGGAGAATGGATGAatggctttgtgctgctgcaggctgagcctggagccACACCGGTGTGGAGCACAGATCCCTTGCCACCACTACCCAGGGACCTCTGAGGCTCTGAGCCACCCCACATGGGGACATGTCCCTGCTGGGTGACACAgccacacagacagacacacggacGCTGGGGGGCGGTGGGAGCCGGTTAAtggtgacacacagggacacggaAGCGGGGTGAGGGCGGCACGGGGGAGGGGGAAGCCAGAGACACAcagagaacagaacagaacagaacgGGACTTTACCTTCGTCGGCGTCTGCATTGCAAAGGGCAGCATGCACCATGCGAACAGAGACACGGGTTAGAAACAACGGCACACGATGGCACGGGGGGGGACACCCTCCTGCCACCATGCCACCGCACATGCCACGCCTGcccctccccaggcactgctgcagggacaAACCGGGACCAGCATGGGGGTCCCTTCCCTTTGAGCCCCCCCGCACAGTGGGGAATGTTGGGGAGCAGCTCGGCTCTGCCCCAGCGCATTGGGAGCCACTTTTGGATCCAAGGAGATTGTGGGGCTGGTGTAACTCAGCTCTGAGCACTCCCAGCATCCACGAGGCACAGGGGaggcttcagcagcagcagcagcacagactgggGCTGGCATGCCCACCCCAAGCAGCAATGCTCCCCCCCAGCAGGATCTGGGATCCTCTCCCATAGCAGGCTTCCATGGAAAGGCTCCAGAGTTGCCTGAGCATCTCACTGTGGTGGCTGCAGCggggccctgctgccctctaGTGCCCTGAGAGCACCCCATGGGCCAGCACTGCACCCCAGGAGCACCCCACAGGCCAGCCCTGCGCCCCAGTGTGCATCCAGACCCCTCTGGTCTCTCCTTCTTCATCCCCAGATCATCTTTTCCCCCAGGGCTGCAAATCCCCTGGGTGCAGCCACCAGCTCCAGGTGCCCATTTTGGGGTGACATGCCCAGCTCTCCCACCAGCGTGCAGCACCACAGGCAGAAAGAGAAAGCCACAGGGGGAGAAGAGCAGCCCCCAAAGCCAAATTTGCCATCCCCAGGAATGGAGAGCAAAGCTGGTGCTGTGGAAGGCTCACAGCCATGGTGAGTGccgtgtgccagggcagccctgaccCACACCACCAATGGTGCTGAcaggactgggatgggactcctcaggagcagcaggcaaaTTTGGGGCTGCCAAGACCCAACCAGGGTCAAGGTTGGTCCCAGCACACCAGCAGCATCCCAAGCCCCCATTTCAGCCCCCAAATCTGCATTGCGTGGCaccccccagagcagagccctccccACTCCCATTACCAGCTCCATCTGCCAGTGGCTCTGCAAGGAGGATGGAGGGAAAGGTGTtacactgggaatgggggacacCCCCCAACTGCCTCAgccccacccaggcccccacTCCCCCAGGTTGGCAGGGTGTGGGCATATTCAATCCCCACCAGTTAATGAGACCACCCCAACCATGGGGACAAAGCTGGGTGCCCCAGAGGATTCAGGGTGGCAGGGCACAGTCCCTCAGCTGACACAGCCTCCCACCCTCTCCCCAGGGCTTGGTTGCACTGCAGGCTGTTTGCAAGGTGTCTCTGGAACCCCTCACATCCCTCAGTCCCAAATCTCCCCTCGTTAATGGCTCCCAGCTTGTTACCTTTGgttgccccagcagctcccagatggTAGATGGCCCCCAGGATGAGCCAGAAGGCTTTCTGCTCATCTCCTGAGATGCCCATCACCTTCATGGCTGTCAGGAGCTTGCTGAACTGCTGGGttgccttctgcttttcctctggctGTGGAAAACAACAGGAGCCATTGGTCtgggagcccagctctgcctccccctgcAGTGAAATGGGCCAGAGACCCCCATCTTCCCCTACAGCCCCCCATGGCAACAACCTTGGAGGGGGGCACGATGCCGAAGACATTGTTCTCTGCCAGGTGGTTGAAGTGAAGCTCAGTCCTGCAGGGATAAACACCACAATTGGCCCCATGGGGGAGGTCACAGAGACCCCTCCCACGATGGAGGCCATGTCCTCCCCTCCAGCTCACCTCAGGGTGCTGTCAGAGCAGGCCAGCAGGTAGTAGAAGACATTGAAGGTGGCCTCGTTGGCCGGGTGCCGGGCCACACGCagtttctccagcagcagggtctgACAGAggggggacagtgagggactgTCCCCAAGTGCCCCACTCCCACTGAGACCCCCAACCCACCCCAGCCTCATCCTTGCTGCCTGCCCATGGAGTTGTGAGGGTCTTCCTACCACTGCAGGGCACCATGTGAATGCAAACATCACCCACACAGCCCATGAACATCTCTCCTCAGTGAATGCTACTACAAGAGTATGGAGTACATCTCCTGGATTTTAAGAGCTCTGCTGTTTTCACAACAGCATTTTGGGACTGATTCTGGGACTAACTAAGCAAGGGATCCCATCTGATGGGTGAGAACAAGGACAAGAGCAGGATGCCAGGCTGCTGAGTGCTGCAAGCATGGCTGGGGATCTGCGGCAGAGCTTTTAGTGTAGGAAACACCAggagaatcatagaatggtttggattggaagggacctgaaagatcAGCGAGTTACAAACCCcagccatgggcaaggacacttTCCCctaccccaggttgctccaagccctgtccaacctggccttgaacactgccacaggggatggggcagttacagcttctctggacaacatTCCCGTGAGGATGGGCTGGATCCCACACCATGGGGAACCACGCTGGCAAGGATGGACTAGCTCCCCTGCTGGGGGCCGGCCCTGGTCCCCTCACCTGTACAGAGGCAGACGCCACCTGCCCGGCCTGGTCGAAGTCCAGGGAGATGATCTGGGAGAAGCGCGTGGCGTTGCCGTTCATGCCAGTGCTGCTATTGCCAAAAGCCTCCAGGATGGTGTAGAGAGCCTGCCACTTCTCCACTGCAGGAAAAGAcgcagagcagtgcaggggctgtgcagtggGCAGggggccagagctggctgggcgggtgctgctgctcccttgcactgcagcagcccccaggagcacagcaaaggcaccggtgtgacagtgacagccagTATGGCGCGTGTCCAGCCACTGCTGCGTGCGTGGGGCTGTGACAAAGCAAGGGGCGCgtgcaggcaggacagaggcACTCACCAGAGAACACCTTGCCGGTGCTGCCGGCGATGGTGGCGAGGTACTGCACCAGGTGCTGGCAGTTGGTGGTTTTGCCGCTGCCGCTGGCGCCCAGCAGGACGATGGCCTGGTCCTGGCGGCTCATCAGCATGCTGCGGTACGCCGCCTGCGCCACCGCGTAGATGTGCGGGGACGTGTCCTCCCTGCGGCACCCCTTGAACATGTGCATCACCTggtggggacagcgaggggaaACGGGCAAGGGTCAGCACCCTGCCATCCTCACTGCCCCCTCCGCGCGGTGCCAGCTGCGTGTCCCCTCTGGTGTGCCCCCAGAGCAGCGTCACCTTCTCGGAGTACATGGAGGGGGAGCTCAGCGGGTTGATGATGACCATGGTGGGCCCGGCGTAGGTGTGCAGGAGGTTGCCGCCGTAGCGCTGGCGCAGCGTGTGCAGCGTGCTGGACTCGTTGAGGTAGAGGAGGCTGGCGAGGTCCTCGACACGGTCACAGGACGGGGGGTTTGCCTGGCAGCGAGGTTGAGATGGGGCGGGTCAGGCGGGGAATGGGGATCGGCCCTgccggcccccgccccgcagCCCTACCTTCTCCACATCGTCCTCCTCCACCTCCAAGACGGCTCCATCGTGGTCCAGTTTCACCTTCACCTTGCCCTCGGGCAGGGGACTGCCCGCCTCCGGCCGCAGCTGGCTGCCTGTGAGGGGCACGGGGCACTCAgaggggccgggctggcagcccccagggacactgcagggggGTCAGGGGGCTCACTGTGCCACAGGAAGGACGgggtgctgtgtcccagcagtgctcacCCAAGGAGAAGCCATCCCTGTGCACCAGCCACACCTTCTCGGTCTCGTACCAGGCCTCCTCAGCTGCTATCTGCTCCTCTGTCTTGGCCTGTGGGACAGCAGATGTGGAGAGGCTGTGGTgacctgtcccctgccctgcctcaccccctcccctcatccctggggctggagggagcagggctggctgacCACAGGGGCACGTGCTGTACAGCCAGGCCACCTCCACAAGCCACAAACCCTCCCAGTATGTCCCCACTTTGCCCGCTGGGGATCCCAGTgggtgcagggctgcagagaccACCAGGGCCCTGCCACAGCTTGGGGCAGACATAAAGACACAGTGACCCACAGGAACACCCATTACAGCCACCTCGGGTGAACCTAGAGGGGCCAAGctcccaaaccacagccctgagagcagccagctACATGTCAGGATGCAGGGACACCAGACATGctatggggacatgggacatgcTGCAAGGACATGCTGTAGGGACACAGGACACACTGAGGCACATAATGGAATGACACAGGACGTGGCACAGGACTCTGCCATGGGAAATGCCAGGCTGGTGGCCAGCACAGCGGGGAtgtccctggcacaggagagcaggacGAGCTCCAAAGCCaaacctgagctgcagcagggacggGGCCGAGGGGAGCTGCCGGCGCATCGTCCGCTGGACCCTGGCGAGGCCGAGAGAGGCGCTGAAGGCGAgaagggctcagccctgccccgcACACAGCACGGAAAGAGGAGATGGGGAGCAAGCAGGGGCAAAGCACCGCTGTGCCAAGCCCTGTGGGCACTCCTCGTGCCACGGCCAccactgtgggcagcagggtggaaGTACATTAGCCACGAGGCCGTGCTGCCAAAGCCCTGAGGCTGGGGGTCACTGCACTGACCCcgctctgagctctgccagcaccacGTGCCACAGCTGCTCCGGCACGAGCCATGCATCCTGCCTATGCCAGCACTATGCCCCCTCACACCCTGCTCCACACCCCTGCCcgccccagctgtgccacctccACTGAGGGCACCCTCCTGGGACGT
This genomic window contains:
- the MYO18A gene encoding unconventional myosin-XVIIIa isoform X13, encoding MFNLMKKDKEKDGARKEKKKEKKERMSAAELKSLEEMSMRRGFFNLNRASKRDSKTRLEISNPIPIKVASGSELHLTDIDSDSNRGSIILDSGHLSTASSSDDLKADDTNFKGSVLQRAAKFGSLAKQNSQVIVKRFSFSQKSRDESTSETSTPSEHSAAPSPQVEVRMLDTPLDKQGAPPGQPCTPPAASLRARVPELIGKKFPAELRLPALVPPQPPTPRQLELQRRNTGDFGFSLRRTTMLDRGPDGQVYRRVVHFAEPGAGTKDLALGLVPGDRLVEINGRNVESKSRDEIVEMIRQSGDTVQLKVQPILELSELSRCWLRGGQGTRRAAWDLDPAASASAPSQAKTEEQIAAEEAWYETEKVWLVHRDGFSLGSQLRPEAGSPLPEGKVKVKLDHDGAVLEVEEDDVEKANPPSCDRVEDLASLLYLNESSTLHTLRQRYGGNLLHTYAGPTMVIINPLSSPSMYSEKVMHMFKGCRREDTSPHIYAVAQAAYRSMLMSRQDQAIVLLGASGSGKTTNCQHLVQYLATIAGSTGKVFSVEKWQALYTILEAFGNSSTGMNGNATRFSQIISLDFDQAGQVASASVQTLLLEKLRVARHPANEATFNVFYYLLACSDSTLRTELHFNHLAENNVFGIVPPSKPEEKQKATQQFSKLLTAMKVMGISGDEQKAFWLILGAIYHLGAAGATKDADEAGRKQFARHEWAQKAAYLLGCSLEELSSAIFKHQPKGTLQRSTSFRQGPDESPLGDSGTGPKLTALECLEGMAAGLYSELFTLLISLLNRALKSSQHSVCSVTVVDTPGAQNPKLAGQSRGATFEELCHNYAQERLQQLFHQRTFARELERYKEENIELALADAEPSSSGSIAAVDQSSHQALVRSLARTDEARGLLWLLEEEALQPGGNEDTLLERLFSYYGPQEGGKEGHNPLLPSDKPRHFLLGHSSGTNWVEYDATGWLNYVKHNPASQNASSLLQESQKKVISSLFAGRGGSALVLSGSVAGLEGGSQLALRRATSMRKTFTTGVAAVKKKSLCIQIKLQVDALIDSIKKSKLHFVHCFLPKAGAGGDPQAVLCRRVSSSELELPAEHCEAGLMQLDVPLLRAQLRGSRLLDALRMYRQGYPDHMVFAEFRRRFDVLAPHLTKKHGRNYIVVDEKRAVEELLESLDLEKSSYHMGLSRVFFRAGSLARLEEQRDTQTSRNITLFQAACRGFLARQHFKKRKIQDLAIRCVQKNIKKNKGVKDWPWWKLFTTVRPLIEVQLTEDQIRGKDEEIQQLKSKLEKVEKERNELRLNSDRLESRITELTSELTDERNTGESASQLLDAETAERLRAEKEMKDLQAKYDALKKQMESMEMEVMEARLIRAAELNGELDDDDSGGEWRLKYERAVREIDFTKKRLQQELEDKLEVEQQGKRQLERKLADLQADSEESQRALQQLKKKCQRLAAELQDTKLHLEGQQGRNHDLEKKQRRFDSELSQAHEEAQRERLQREKLSREKDVLVAEVFGLKQLLEDRDSDIAGLTQKAEALEAELQDISSQESKDEASLAKVKKQLRDLEAKVKDQEEELDEQAGTIQMLEQAKLRLEMEMERLRQTHAKEVESRDEEVEEIRQSCQKKLKQMEVQLEEEYEDKQKVLREKRELESKLSAVSEQANQRDFETEKRLRRDLKRTKALLADAQIMLDHLKNNAPSKREITQLKNQLEESEFTCAAAVKARKSMEVEIEDLHLQIDDLAKAKGALEEQLSRLQREKNEVQSRLEEDQEDMNELMKKHKAAVAQASRDLAQMNDLQAQLEEVSKEKQELQEKLQGLQSQLEFLEQSMVDKSLVSRQEAKIRELETRLEFERTQVKRLESLATRLKENMEKLTEERDQRAAAENREKEQNKRLQRQLRDVKEEMGELAKKEAEASRKKHELEMDLESLEAANQSLQSDLKLAFKRIGDLQAAIEDEMESDSNEDLINSDGDSDVDSELEERVDGVKSWLSKNKGSSKTLSDDGSLKGSSPTSSRHTFTYDRWDDEQDAGDSTRRSSRSSPSASEAESRAAETPA